One Blattabacterium cuenoti DNA window includes the following coding sequences:
- the lpdA gene encoding dihydrolipoyl dehydrogenase: MIHNNKKKHNNSYDLVVIGSGPGGYISAIRASQLGFRTAIIEKYPKLGGTCLNVGCIPSKSLLDSSKYYFLLSKKNYYPEHGIFYNQLSLDFKKMMNRKNEIVKKISNGVKYLMKKNNIDFYQGIASFKKENVISIEKKNSSSASDQEIQFQYCIIATGAIPLGFPFSSFEKKRILSSTKALIMNEIPNRLIVIGGGAIGLELGSIYNRLGSHVTIIDSMDRIISNMDHSLSQEIKNILEKSSIQIKTSSLITNIISKNEEVSVHVKDKNNGKEIIYIGDYCLISVGRSPYTENLGLENIGIKKNKKGFITVNDFLQSSVKNIYAIGDVIGGKMLAHKAEEEGLYVVEHISGQKPNKINYDLIPSIVYTFPEISSVGNTENEIKKRGIEYNTGFFPMKILGRSSASGNNEGFVKIISHKKTDEILGVHMIGAHVSDMIMEATVAMEFRASSEDIYRICHPHPTFSEAVKEAALLSFENHSLHL; the protein is encoded by the coding sequence ATGATACATAATAATAAGAAGAAGCATAATAATTCATATGATCTTGTTGTTATAGGATCTGGCCCCGGAGGATACATATCTGCTATTCGCGCAAGTCAACTTGGATTTCGTACTGCTATTATAGAAAAATATCCAAAATTAGGAGGAACATGTTTAAATGTAGGATGCATTCCTTCTAAATCTCTTCTAGATTCTTCCAAATATTATTTTTTATTATCTAAAAAAAACTATTATCCTGAACATGGAATTTTTTACAATCAACTTTCTTTAGATTTCAAAAAAATGATGAATAGAAAAAATGAAATTGTAAAAAAAATAAGTAATGGAGTCAAATATTTAATGAAAAAAAACAATATTGATTTCTATCAAGGAATAGCTTCTTTTAAAAAAGAAAATGTTATTTCTATTGAAAAAAAAAATAGTTCTAGTGCTAGTGATCAAGAAATACAATTTCAATATTGTATAATAGCCACAGGGGCTATCCCTTTAGGATTTCCATTTTCAAGTTTTGAAAAAAAAAGAATTCTTTCCTCCACAAAAGCACTTATTATGAATGAAATCCCAAATAGATTAATAGTAATTGGAGGGGGGGCTATTGGATTAGAATTAGGATCAATTTACAATAGATTAGGGAGTCATGTTACTATTATTGATTCAATGGATAGAATTATATCCAATATGGATCATTCCTTAAGTCAAGAAATTAAAAATATATTAGAAAAGTCTTCTATTCAAATCAAAACTTCTTCATTAATTACCAATATCATTTCAAAAAATGAAGAAGTATCAGTTCACGTCAAAGATAAAAATAATGGAAAAGAAATAATCTATATAGGAGATTATTGCCTTATATCCGTTGGAAGATCTCCTTATACAGAAAATCTAGGATTAGAAAATATAGGTATAAAAAAAAACAAAAAAGGATTCATTACAGTTAATGATTTTTTACAAAGTTCTGTAAAGAATATCTACGCCATAGGAGATGTGATAGGAGGAAAAATGTTAGCACACAAAGCAGAAGAAGAAGGATTGTATGTTGTAGAACATATATCCGGACAAAAACCTAATAAAATTAATTACGATCTAATCCCATCAATAGTATATACTTTCCCTGAAATATCGAGCGTTGGAAATACAGAAAATGAAATAAAAAAAAGAGGAATAGAATACAATACTGGTTTTTTTCCTATGAAAATCTTAGGAAGATCTAGTGCAAGTGGAAATAATGAAGGATTTGTAAAAATTATTTCTCATAAAAAAACAGATGAAATTTTAGGAGTTCACATGATAGGGGCACATGTTTCAGACATGATTATGGAAGCAACTGTTGCGATGGAATTTCGTGCTTCTTCAGAAGATATATATAGAATTTGTCATCCACATCCTACTTTTAGTGAAGCTGTCAAAGAAGCCGCATTACTAAGTTTTGAAAATCATTCTTTACATCTATAA
- a CDS encoding fatty acid desaturase family protein, which yields MEPQYLEIKQAFKNWKKIVKPFYYPNNYKALIHIFNTFIPFIFIWIIIVFYIFNYSKYLTILLSILNSFFLIRIFIIQHDCGHQSFTTSKKVNNVLGFVCSFLTLIPFKYWAKSHNYHHAHNSQLDFRDIGDIRILTVCEYHQLSLLKKIRYRMYRSFIIMFFLGPIYYILIHNRLPLIRIRGWKKEKLNLWISNLCFLFFYVFIGFFIGFLKLLFIQFPIVIFFSIVAVWVFYVQHQHNPNYKEWKINWDYCIAAIKGSSFYKLPRIVHWFTGNIGFHHIHHLAPNIPFYYLQDCHRKNPIFDKYVTKINFSGSLKCISYKLWDEKNKKMISFKSYNKKKKNKNDRKN from the coding sequence ATGGAGCCTCAATATTTGGAAATAAAACAAGCTTTTAAAAATTGGAAAAAAATAGTTAAGCCATTTTATTATCCAAACAATTATAAGGCATTAATTCATATTTTTAACACTTTTATTCCATTTATTTTTATTTGGATAATAATAGTATTTTATATTTTTAATTATTCAAAATATTTAACAATTTTATTATCTATATTAAATTCATTTTTCTTAATTAGAATATTTATTATTCAGCACGATTGCGGACATCAATCTTTTACTACTTCAAAAAAGGTTAACAATGTGTTAGGTTTTGTTTGTAGTTTTTTGACATTAATTCCATTTAAATACTGGGCAAAATCACATAATTATCATCATGCACATAATTCTCAATTGGATTTCAGGGATATAGGAGATATTAGAATTTTGACTGTTTGTGAATATCACCAATTGAGTTTGTTGAAAAAAATAAGATACCGAATGTATCGTTCATTCATTATAATGTTCTTTTTAGGTCCTATCTATTATATTTTGATACATAATAGATTGCCATTAATACGTATAAGAGGATGGAAAAAAGAAAAATTAAATCTTTGGATTAGCAATCTTTGTTTTTTATTTTTTTATGTATTTATAGGATTTTTTATAGGATTTTTGAAATTGTTATTCATACAGTTTCCAATTGTTATTTTTTTTTCTATTGTAGCTGTATGGGTTTTTTATGTTCAACACCAACACAATCCTAATTATAAAGAATGGAAAATTAATTGGGATTATTGCATAGCTGCTATTAAAGGAAGTTCTTTTTATAAATTACCAAGAATAGTTCATTGGTTTACAGGGAATATAGGATTTCATCACATTCATCATTTAGCTCCAAACATTCCTTTTTATTATTTGCAAGATTGTCATAGGAAAAATCCTATTTTTGATAAGTATGTAACAAAAATAAATTTTTCAGGGAGCTTAAAATGCATTAGTTACAAACTTTGGGATGAAAAAAACAAAAAAATGATAAGTTTTAAATCTTATAATAAAAAGAAGAAAAATAAAAATGATAGAAAAAATTAA
- a CDS encoding 4Fe-4S binding protein: MSIKITEECINCGACESECPNQAIYEGGKMWRMSDGTNLLKKNKGSKSKKNIYFTSGFQIPKKQEIYFIVSEKCTECVGFYEEPQCAMICPVNCCVLDENHLESKEDLLKKKKFLHD, translated from the coding sequence ATGTCCATAAAAATTACGGAAGAATGTATTAATTGTGGAGCATGTGAATCAGAATGTCCAAATCAAGCAATTTATGAAGGAGGAAAAATGTGGAGAATGTCAGATGGAACCAATTTATTAAAGAAAAATAAAGGATCAAAATCAAAAAAAAATATTTATTTTACTTCTGGTTTTCAGATTCCTAAAAAACAGGAAATTTATTTTATAGTTTCCGAAAAATGCACAGAATGTGTTGGTTTTTATGAAGAACCTCAATGTGCAATGATTTGTCCAGTGAATTGTTGCGTATTAGATGAAAATCATTTGGAATCTAAAGAAGATCTTCTGAAGAAAAAGAAATTTTTACACGATTAA
- a CDS encoding acyl-CoA reductase: protein MKKTIIEVFDKLGCFLREFKKFYEKEKKTSSPFTKFFYPFQNLIEKIPLKNSWFRRKDLLITIGHWGDLLQKDKIESWIKKYYFESFPKKKKTVLVVMPGNIPMVGFHDFLCVLLSRHRILIKLSEEDNLLLPFLCKIIIDINPLLEKEIKFTKNIFKEEFSYVIATGSHNTSRYFEYYFRKYPMILRKSRTSIAIIQGNEKKQNLMLLNRDIFTYSGKGCRSVGKIFIPYNYDLNLILEKSYPFEYIKKNKKYIDNYNYYLSIYTMNKIPLIKNSLVLFKEEKNYHSPISVVYYEFYKNLNHLKSSIQKNKEHLQCIIANDIFSNEVAFGNAQFPKLEDYADNIDTIQFLLK, encoded by the coding sequence ATGAAAAAAACCATAATAGAAGTTTTTGATAAATTAGGTTGTTTTTTACGAGAATTTAAGAAATTTTATGAAAAGGAAAAAAAAACCTCTAGTCCTTTTACTAAATTTTTCTATCCTTTTCAAAATCTTATTGAAAAAATTCCTCTTAAAAACAGTTGGTTTAGAAGAAAAGATCTATTGATTACTATTGGACATTGGGGAGATCTCCTTCAAAAGGATAAGATAGAATCTTGGATAAAAAAATACTATTTTGAATCTTTTCCTAAAAAAAAAAAAACAGTTTTAGTAGTCATGCCGGGAAACATCCCTATGGTTGGGTTTCATGATTTTTTATGCGTTCTTTTATCAAGACATCGGATTTTAATTAAATTATCTGAAGAAGATAATTTATTACTTCCTTTTTTATGTAAAATTATCATTGATATAAATCCTTTATTGGAAAAAGAAATAAAATTTACTAAAAATATTTTTAAAGAAGAATTCAGTTATGTAATAGCAACTGGAAGTCATAATACATCTCGTTATTTTGAATATTACTTTCGTAAATATCCTATGATTCTTAGAAAAAGTCGAACATCTATAGCTATAATACAAGGAAATGAAAAAAAACAAAATTTAATGCTCTTAAACAGAGATATATTCACTTATTCAGGAAAGGGGTGTAGAAGCGTAGGAAAAATATTTATCCCTTATAATTATGATTTAAATTTAATTTTAGAAAAATCTTATCCCTTTGAATATATAAAAAAAAATAAAAAATACATTGATAATTACAATTATTATCTTTCTATTTATACTATGAATAAAATCCCTTTAATAAAGAATAGTTTAGTTCTTTTCAAAGAAGAAAAAAATTATCATAGTCCAATATCTGTAGTTTATTATGAATTTTACAAAAATTTGAATCATCTTAAAAGTTCTATTCAAAAAAACAAAGAACATTTACAATGTATCATTGCAAATGATATTTTTTCAAATGAAGTGGCTTTTGGAAATGCTCAATTTCCTAAATTAGAGGATTATGCTGATAACATAGATACTATCCAATTTTTATTGAAATGA
- the ribD gene encoding bifunctional diaminohydroxyphosphoribosylaminopyrimidine deaminase/5-amino-6-(5-phosphoribosylamino)uracil reductase RibD: protein MEVYKEIFMKRAIQLARNGLGRTSPNPMVGCVIERNGVILSEGWHKQVGNFHAEVNAIKMVKNVLLFFDSTLYVTLEPCVHFGRTPPCVDLIIKNNIPRVVIGIRDPCNKGLGIKKLKDSGIEVIENVLKDKCRFLNKRFFTFHEKNRPYVILKWAQDNNGFMDYYSLKRKKRFWISGIYSRQLSHKWRTEEDSILVGKNTVLNDNPKLNVRKWFGNNPIRIIFDRNLNISTSYFVLNGKQQTIVFTEKKKENKKNIEFIQIPFDKGIVKNVLNHLYQKKILSLIVEGGKFTLESFIKEDVWDESRIFICCCYFLEEKGLPAPIIKGKTFKHVDIDENDKLIVKIPF, encoded by the coding sequence ATGGAAGTTTATAAAGAAATTTTTATGAAAAGAGCTATTCAATTAGCTAGAAATGGATTAGGGCGTACATCTCCTAATCCTATGGTAGGATGTGTGATAGAAAGAAATGGAGTGATCCTTTCAGAAGGATGGCATAAACAAGTAGGAAATTTTCATGCAGAAGTAAATGCCATTAAAATGGTAAAAAACGTTCTTTTATTTTTTGATTCAACTCTTTATGTAACATTAGAACCATGTGTTCATTTTGGAAGAACACCTCCTTGTGTTGATTTAATTATTAAAAATAATATTCCTAGAGTAGTGATAGGGATACGAGATCCTTGTAATAAAGGATTAGGGATAAAAAAATTAAAAGATTCTGGAATAGAAGTTATAGAAAACGTATTAAAAGATAAATGTCGTTTTTTGAATAAACGTTTTTTTACTTTTCATGAAAAAAATAGACCTTATGTTATATTAAAATGGGCACAAGACAATAACGGGTTTATGGATTATTATTCTCTGAAAAGAAAAAAACGTTTTTGGATTAGTGGAATTTATTCTAGACAATTGAGTCATAAATGGAGAACAGAAGAAGACAGCATTTTGGTAGGAAAAAATACTGTTCTAAATGACAATCCAAAATTAAATGTTAGAAAATGGTTTGGAAATAATCCTATAAGGATTATTTTTGATAGAAATTTAAATATATCTACTTCTTATTTTGTTTTAAATGGGAAACAACAGACAATTGTTTTTACAGAAAAAAAAAAAGAAAATAAGAAAAACATAGAATTTATTCAGATTCCTTTTGATAAAGGAATCGTAAAAAACGTATTAAATCATTTATATCAAAAAAAAATTTTATCCTTAATTGTAGAAGGAGGAAAATTCACTTTAGAAAGTTTTATAAAAGAAGATGTTTGGGATGAATCCAGAATTTTTATCTGTTGTTGTTATTTTCTAGAAGAAAAAGGATTACCAGCTCCCATAATAAAGGGAAAAACATTTAAACATGTTGATATTGATGAAAATGATAAGTTGATTGTTAAAATTCCATTTTAG
- a CDS encoding shikimate dehydrogenase family protein: protein MKIEKFKKSVFGLVGKKISYSFSKNFFLEKFKNESIFHATYEIFDIPKIEDVLWIFKIPYFRGCNVTIPYKTSIIPFLTEVDLEAKSIGSVNVVKIEDDSSIIGYNTDILGFEYSFLKDMKKFSYENARALILGTGGVSNSISFILNKLKIQYKYVSRTRTKTKRNKEVLRYEELDKDLMKNHKIIINCTPLGTYPMINFCPLLPYKYISSSHYLYDVIYNPYKTLFLKKGEEKGAMIKNGLEMLHIQAEESWKIWNS from the coding sequence ATGAAAATAGAAAAATTTAAGAAATCCGTTTTTGGATTGGTGGGGAAGAAAATTAGTTATTCTTTTTCTAAGAATTTTTTTTTAGAAAAATTTAAAAATGAATCTATTTTTCATGCAACTTATGAAATATTCGATATTCCAAAAATTGAGGATGTTTTATGGATTTTTAAAATTCCCTATTTTAGGGGTTGTAATGTAACTATTCCATATAAAACAAGTATTATTCCTTTTCTTACTGAAGTTGATTTAGAAGCAAAATCTATTGGATCCGTAAATGTCGTTAAAATTGAAGATGATAGTAGTATTATTGGATATAATACAGATATTTTAGGATTTGAATATTCTTTTTTAAAAGACATGAAGAAATTTTCATATGAAAATGCAAGGGCTTTGATTCTTGGTACAGGAGGAGTTTCGAACTCTATTTCTTTTATTCTAAATAAGTTAAAAATACAGTATAAATATGTTTCTAGAACTAGAACTAAAACTAAAAGAAATAAAGAGGTTTTGAGATATGAAGAATTAGATAAAGATTTAATGAAAAATCATAAAATTATTATTAATTGCACTCCTTTAGGAACTTATCCAATGATAAATTTCTGTCCACTTTTACCTTATAAATATATTTCTTCTTCTCATTATCTTTATGACGTAATTTATAATCCATATAAAACTTTATTTTTAAAAAAAGGTGAGGAAAAGGGGGCGATGATAAAAAACGGATTAGAAATGTTACATATTCAAGCGGAAGAATCTTGGAAAATATGGAATTCTTAG
- the rpsU gene encoding 30S ribosomal protein S21: protein MVLITTVREGESIDKALKKCKKKFDKTRILKEFREKQQYIKPSEGKRNQILRARYRERMRLKKEE, encoded by the coding sequence GTGGTACTAATTACAACAGTGAGAGAAGGAGAATCAATAGATAAAGCTTTAAAAAAATGCAAAAAAAAATTTGATAAGACACGTATTTTAAAAGAATTTAGAGAAAAGCAACAATATATAAAACCTTCTGAAGGAAAAAGAAATCAAATTTTGAGAGCTAGATATAGAGAACGTATGAGATTGAAAAAAGAAGAATAG
- the recG gene encoding ATP-dependent DNA helicase RecG, whose translation MSYNILEKPIIHLKGFSLKKARLFNIELNIHTYEDLLFFYPKKYLNYSTLNISELKLKSNIINNNIIQILGKITKVEEKKVNQKKILIARLEDHTGFAELIWFQKINFFKKNIKKNVTISTVIFGNIKFFQKKIQIIHPKIQKFQLEKNFSSISSIYPIYSIPDKFKKNGINNLFMINILQNLIKESKNEIEEIFLQDILLKKKLMPRKEALIQIHFPKSLEKLFQAQYRLKFEELFFLKLSLLSKNKNTTSLYSYPFSKLGNNFYKFYKYFLPFSLTEEQKRVFKEIRNDLKKPIQMNRLLQGDVGCGKTIIAILSMLIALDNGFQSCLMVPTEVLAIQHYSSIKRMFSKIKIQVALLTSSTSNKIRKCIYHDLFTGKISILIGTHTLIQDKVIFQNLGLAIIDEQQRFGVEQRAKIWGKNKKPPHILIMTATPIPRTLAMTLYNDLKISTIKELPTGRKPIKTVHFFNKMRHKVFEIIQNQILKGRQIYIVYPIIEEKNKRNKYKNLINGYQILTEKFQSLKNEIGILHGKMTSQEKNIQMLRFLRGETKIMVSTTVIEVGVDVPNASVILIENADCFGLSQLHQLRGRVGRGTHKSYCILMTADRISIEGHFRIKKMCQTNNGLEIAKEDLKLRGSGDITGTQQSGKTYFRIANLIKDSQLMKEVFPIARNFFYQNPNFLLTHKTTTKNHFYKYYNQSFWEKIS comes from the coding sequence ATGTCATACAATATTTTAGAAAAACCTATAATTCATTTAAAGGGATTTAGCTTAAAAAAAGCACGTTTATTTAATATTGAATTGAATATACACACATATGAAGATTTACTTTTTTTTTATCCCAAAAAATACCTCAATTATTCCACATTGAATATATCTGAATTGAAATTGAAATCAAATATCATCAATAATAATATTATACAAATATTAGGAAAAATAACTAAAGTAGAAGAAAAAAAAGTAAATCAAAAAAAAATATTGATAGCAAGATTGGAAGATCACACCGGTTTTGCTGAATTAATATGGTTTCAAAAAATTAATTTTTTTAAAAAAAATATTAAAAAAAATGTTACAATATCAACAGTGATTTTTGGTAACATAAAATTTTTTCAAAAAAAAATTCAAATTATTCATCCCAAAATACAAAAATTTCAACTTGAAAAAAATTTCTCTTCTATTTCTTCTATATATCCTATATACTCTATTCCTGATAAATTCAAAAAAAATGGAATAAACAACTTATTTATGATAAATATATTACAAAATTTAATAAAAGAATCAAAAAATGAAATAGAAGAAATTTTTTTACAAGATATCCTTTTAAAAAAGAAGTTAATGCCAAGAAAAGAAGCGTTAATTCAAATTCATTTTCCTAAATCTTTAGAAAAACTATTTCAAGCGCAATACCGTTTAAAATTTGAAGAATTATTTTTTTTAAAATTATCTCTTCTTTCAAAAAACAAAAATACAACATCATTATACAGTTACCCTTTTTCAAAATTAGGAAATAATTTTTATAAATTTTACAAATATTTTCTCCCATTTTCTTTAACAGAAGAACAAAAAAGAGTTTTCAAAGAAATACGTAATGATTTAAAAAAACCTATTCAAATGAATAGATTATTACAAGGAGATGTAGGATGTGGTAAAACTATAATAGCTATATTATCAATGCTAATTGCTTTAGATAACGGATTTCAATCTTGTTTAATGGTACCAACTGAAGTTTTAGCTATACAACATTATTCTTCCATAAAGAGAATGTTTTCTAAAATTAAAATTCAAGTAGCTTTATTAACAAGCTCTACATCCAATAAAATTAGAAAATGTATATATCATGATCTTTTTACTGGAAAAATTTCTATCCTTATCGGAACACATACTTTAATTCAAGATAAAGTTATTTTTCAAAATCTTGGATTAGCAATAATAGACGAACAACAACGTTTTGGAGTAGAACAAAGAGCAAAAATTTGGGGGAAAAATAAAAAACCTCCCCATATATTAATAATGACTGCAACACCTATTCCTAGAACTCTAGCTATGACTCTTTATAATGATTTAAAAATTTCCACTATAAAAGAATTACCTACAGGAAGAAAACCCATTAAAACTGTTCATTTTTTTAATAAAATGAGACATAAAGTATTTGAAATAATACAAAATCAAATTCTAAAAGGAAGACAAATCTATATAGTTTATCCTATTATAGAAGAAAAAAACAAGAGAAATAAATATAAAAATTTAATAAATGGATATCAAATTTTGACAGAAAAATTCCAAAGTTTAAAAAATGAAATTGGAATTTTACATGGAAAAATGACATCTCAAGAAAAAAATATTCAAATGCTTCGATTTTTGCGAGGAGAAACTAAAATAATGGTTTCTACTACCGTTATAGAAGTTGGAGTAGATGTCCCAAATGCTTCAGTCATCTTAATAGAAAATGCAGATTGTTTTGGATTGTCTCAACTCCATCAGTTAAGAGGAAGGGTCGGAAGAGGGACTCATAAAAGTTACTGTATTCTGATGACTGCCGATCGAATCAGTATTGAAGGGCATTTTAGAATAAAAAAAATGTGTCAAACTAATAATGGGTTAGAAATTGCAAAAGAAGATCTTAAATTACGTGGTAGTGGAGATATTACTGGTACTCAACAAAGCGGAAAAACTTATTTTAGAATTGCGAATCTAATTAAAGATTCTCAACTTATGAAAGAAGTTTTTCCTATAGCTAGGAATTTTTTTTACCAAAATCCTAATTTTTTGTTAACTCATAAAACTACTACCAAAAATCATTTTTATAAATATTATAATCAATCTTTTTGGGAAAAAATCAGTTAG
- a CDS encoding ATP-dependent helicase: MNSSLLWASLNNTQRQVIETINGPIMVIAGAGSGKTRVITYRIVHMIKNIGVNPSNILALTFTNKAAKEMKNRILNMINQTDLNKMSLGTFHSIFSNILRKESHWLGYRSNYTIYDKKDSESVIKKILDEINLNPTTSCFFTTKKIIKKISEIKNNLYIYNDKFYKNNKNIFSIIYKLYVKRCLKAEALDFDDILLHTNHLFFHFPNVLRKYQEKFKYILVDEYQDTNISQNTIIKNLAQKHRNIFVVGDDAQSIYSFRGADISNILNFHRDYNEAKVFRLEQNYRSTNRIVEASNKIISFNKNQILKKVWTNNEKGEKVKIYCASSEREEAQYIASHILETKKKTKFKNKDFAILYRANRQSHIIEYVLQEKKIPYKIYGSISISKRKEIRDLLSYFRIFTNSNDEESFLYIIKKICSKKIIRSILTLSRNEEKTVYEILKNFQSYYSSIKMKQETKNNFEIFISKIENLRSQIKNHKNAYTTAKSIVNFLLKENNTYHNDDFQYILENIFRYVKEQEQLENGDASLSGFLRFFFLKEEEGNNDNEEKKEKEYDKVSLMTIHLSKGLEFSVVFIVGLEENLFPSKSSLENQFKLEEERRLFYVALTRAQKKAVLTYTRSRFLWGKKTSNGPSRFIRELQDKFIIVENKKKLTCYSQKKYIFKNFLKKGIKVFHKNFGEGIILDLENKNEIATIKFHKSGKKKIFLKLDKLIIPET, translated from the coding sequence ATGAATAGTAGTTTACTATGGGCATCACTTAACAATACTCAACGACAAGTGATAGAAACAATTAATGGTCCAATTATGGTTATTGCAGGAGCAGGATCAGGAAAGACACGTGTCATTACATATCGGATAGTTCATATGATCAAAAATATAGGGGTGAACCCCTCGAATATATTAGCTTTAACTTTCACTAATAAAGCTGCTAAAGAAATGAAAAATCGGATTTTAAATATGATTAATCAAACGGATTTGAATAAAATGTCATTAGGAACTTTTCATTCTATATTTTCAAATATTCTAAGAAAAGAATCTCATTGGTTAGGATATAGATCTAATTATACTATTTATGATAAAAAAGATTCAGAAAGTGTTATAAAAAAAATATTAGATGAAATTAATTTGAATCCTACAACATCTTGTTTTTTTACCACTAAAAAAATTATAAAAAAAATTTCAGAGATTAAAAATAACTTATATATATATAATGATAAATTCTACAAAAATAACAAAAATATTTTTTCAATTATTTATAAACTGTATGTAAAACGTTGTTTAAAAGCAGAAGCTTTAGATTTTGATGATATCCTTCTTCATACTAACCATTTATTTTTTCATTTTCCAAATGTCTTGCGAAAATATCAAGAAAAGTTTAAATACATATTAGTTGATGAGTACCAAGATACCAATATCTCTCAAAATACCATCATTAAAAACTTAGCTCAGAAACATAGAAATATTTTTGTTGTTGGAGATGATGCACAAAGTATCTATTCTTTTCGGGGGGCAGATATATCAAATATTTTAAACTTTCATAGGGATTACAATGAAGCAAAAGTTTTTCGTCTTGAACAAAATTATCGTTCCACAAATCGCATCGTAGAGGCTTCCAATAAAATCATTTCTTTCAATAAAAATCAGATTTTAAAAAAAGTTTGGACAAATAATGAAAAAGGAGAAAAAGTAAAAATATATTGTGCTTCTTCAGAAAGAGAAGAAGCACAATATATTGCTTCTCATATTCTAGAGACCAAAAAAAAAACAAAATTTAAAAATAAGGATTTCGCTATTCTATATAGAGCCAATAGACAATCACATATTATAGAATATGTCCTTCAAGAAAAAAAAATACCATACAAAATATATGGATCTATATCAATTTCTAAACGAAAAGAAATTCGAGATTTATTATCTTATTTTAGAATATTCACTAATTCTAATGACGAAGAATCATTCTTATATATAATAAAAAAAATATGTAGTAAAAAAATTATTAGATCAATATTAACATTATCCAGAAATGAGGAAAAAACTGTATATGAAATTTTAAAAAATTTTCAATCTTATTATTCCTCAATAAAAATGAAACAAGAAACAAAAAATAATTTTGAAATTTTTATTTCTAAAATAGAAAATTTACGTTCACAAATAAAAAATCATAAAAACGCATACACTACAGCAAAATCTATAGTAAATTTTTTGTTAAAAGAGAACAATACTTATCACAATGATGATTTTCAATATATATTAGAGAATATATTTAGATATGTAAAAGAGCAAGAACAATTAGAAAATGGAGATGCTAGTTTATCTGGATTTTTGCGATTTTTCTTTTTAAAGGAAGAAGAAGGAAATAATGATAATGAAGAAAAAAAAGAAAAAGAATACGATAAAGTTTCATTAATGACAATTCATTTATCCAAAGGATTAGAATTTTCTGTCGTTTTTATAGTAGGATTGGAAGAAAACTTATTTCCATCAAAATCTAGTTTAGAAAATCAATTCAAACTTGAAGAAGAACGAAGATTATTTTATGTCGCTTTAACAAGAGCTCAAAAAAAAGCTGTATTAACTTATACTAGATCTCGTTTTTTATGGGGAAAAAAAACGAGTAATGGCCCCAGTCGTTTTATTAGAGAACTTCAAGATAAATTCATTATAGTAGAAAATAAAAAAAAATTGACTTGTTACTCTCAAAAAAAATATATATTTAAAAATTTTTTAAAAAAAGGAATAAAAGTTTTTCACAAAAATTTTGGGGAAGGGATCATCCTAGATTTAGAAAATAAAAATGAAATAGCTACAATAAAATTTCATAAATCAGGAAAGAAAAAAATTTTTTTAAAATTAGATAAACTTATTATTCCAGAAACTTAA